The following are encoded together in the Anoplopoma fimbria isolate UVic2021 breed Golden Eagle Sablefish chromosome 13, Afim_UVic_2022, whole genome shotgun sequence genome:
- the LOC129101779 gene encoding natterin-4-like: MADELLQKRPVQSSSYVSGDGSNLEWVTWNNSLPNDAVSIYNHYFYRVDYVCKYMCEAGFYTPSMGSYCHYPNGGRVSAGSPFEILVNKNNFEILEWKWDLYGSVPQNSVRTCSKGNIYVGMDKYGLGKVATREKHFYLPWKSSVYRYHSYQVLTVDKDITSQQVYDVRYITDESKIFHYPPEIMRKTSVSNYECRSVVKTDTLSKTDQVEHRWDISVSVTVGVQTTVKAGIPLIASDSYTFSSEVSFQYSKGKTVTEATTSTASVQVTAPPNSSCMVNMVEYKFKVNMPFTASLRRTYANGEIHTTSITGTYESVQVGEVRAVADRCELLDDAKPCI; this comes from the coding sequence GAGTGGGTGACCTGGAACAACTCTCTCCCAAACGATGCAgtttcaatttacaatcatTACTTTTATCGCGTTGATTATGTCTGCAAATACATGTGTGAGGCTGGCTTTTATACCCCCAGCATGGGTTCTTATTGTCACTATCCCAATGGAGGAAGAGTAAGTGCTGGTTCTCCGTTTGAGATCCTggtgaacaaaaacaactttgagATCCTGGAGTGGAAATGGGATTTGTATGGTTCAGTGCCCCAGAATTCAGTCAGAACCTGCTCAAAGGGGAATATATATGTAGGTATGGACAAATATGGACTTGGGAAGGTTGCTACTAGAGAGAAGCACTTCTACCTGCCATGGAAGAGTTCTGTATATCGGTACCATTCGTACCAGGTCCTGACCGTCGATAAGGATATAACCAGCCAGCAGGTCTACGATGTCAGGTACATCACTGATGAGTCTAAAATCTTCCACTATCCTCCAGAGATCATGCGGAAAACATCTGTCAGTAACTACGAATGCCGCTCAGTGGTGAAAACAGACACACTTTCAAAAACGGATCAGGTGGAGCACAGGTGGGACATCTCCGTTTCTGTCACAGTTGGTGTTCAAACGACCGTCAAAGCCGGCATCCCTTTGATCGCCTCTGACAGTTATACGTTCAGCAGCGAGGTGTCGTTCCAGTACTCCAAGGGAAAGACGGTGACTGAGGCCACCACCAGTACAGCTTCTGTGCAGGTCACAGCCCCGCCCAACAGCTCCTGCATGGTTAATATGGTGGAGTATAAGTTCAAAGTTAACATGCCGTTCACGGCAAGCCTCAGACGCACCTACGCTAACGGGGAGATCCACACCACGTCCATCACCGGGACGTATGAAAGCGTTCAGGTTGGAGAAGTCCGGGCCGTGGCGGACCGATGTGAACTTCTAGACGACGCCAAGCCTTGCATATGA